One stretch of Arcobacter sp. LA11 DNA includes these proteins:
- a CDS encoding ABC transporter substrate-binding protein, protein MFKYLFAMIIVLSLTYIKLKDEVFNDNTLVLGASIPKTGIMKAWGTSVYAGANAYFNYVNDARVLPHNKKIKLVSLDDKYEPELTEDNINKLIQRDNLFALFGFVGTPTVKNILPILDEINIPFIAPFTGASFLRNANKKNFVNFRSSYKEEIDKIVGYLNEKKKISKFAVFYQNDNYGEEGYISLIESLKKRKLKLHGEGMYKRNTLSIRHAFSEIKDEEPEAIIMVGAYRANALFIKKAKKDKILKDVIFCNLSFSDANEMIKLLDFDTKNLLFSQVVPSYNDSKIDVIREYKYLMKKYFPNEPLGFISLESFLAAKTIVNSLVRVEGTLTKDKFLASLKNIPSYSLKGIKLNYKNTQLLNKTYLFEYTNSKFKEIEYEN, encoded by the coding sequence TTGTTTAAATATCTGTTTGCAATGATTATCGTTTTATCACTTACTTACATAAAATTAAAAGATGAAGTTTTTAATGACAATACATTAGTACTTGGTGCTTCTATTCCAAAAACTGGTATTATGAAAGCTTGGGGAACAAGCGTTTACGCAGGGGCAAATGCTTATTTCAATTATGTTAATGATGCGAGAGTCTTACCTCATAATAAAAAAATAAAATTAGTTTCGTTAGATGATAAATATGAACCAGAGCTTACAGAAGACAATATTAATAAACTTATACAAAGAGATAACCTATTTGCCCTTTTTGGTTTTGTAGGTACTCCAACAGTAAAAAATATATTACCAATTCTTGATGAAATAAATATTCCTTTTATAGCACCATTTACAGGTGCATCTTTTTTAAGAAATGCAAATAAAAAAAATTTTGTTAATTTTAGAAGCTCTTATAAAGAAGAAATTGACAAAATTGTTGGTTATTTAAATGAAAAGAAAAAGATTAGTAAGTTTGCAGTTTTCTATCAAAATGATAATTATGGAGAAGAAGGTTATATTTCTTTAATTGAATCATTAAAGAAAAGAAAACTAAAACTTCATGGAGAAGGTATGTATAAAAGAAATACTTTGTCAATAAGACATGCTTTTTCTGAAATAAAAGATGAAGAACCAGAAGCAATTATAATGGTAGGAGCATATAGAGCAAATGCTTTATTTATAAAAAAAGCTAAAAAAGACAAGATTTTAAAAGATGTAATATTTTGTAACCTATCTTTTAGTGATGCAAATGAAATGATAAAACTTTTAGATTTTGATACAAAGAACCTTTTGTTTTCGCAAGTAGTGCCTAGTTATAATGATTCAAAAATTGATGTTATACGAGAGTATAAATACTTGATGAAGAAATATTTTCCTAATGAACCTCTAGGATTTATCTCTTTAGAGTCTTTCCTTGCAGCAAAGACAATTGTTAATTCTTTAGTGAGAGTTGAAGGAACGTTAACAAAAGATAAGTTTTTAGCTTCTTTAAAAAATATTCCATCATATTCCTTAAAAGGTATTAAATTAAATTATAAGAACACTCAATTACTAAATAAAACATACCTTTTTGAATATACAAATTCAAAATTTAAAGAGATAGAGTATGAAAATTAA
- a CDS encoding 4Fe-4S binding protein codes for MQEFIYYNPNGIDFPLPEKIVVTDSLIDNSDFDYVVSNTKSIRSEITADEIDFYINYSKDPLSSKIKNVEKLYEANAIRFDLAQDIVFKQEISNKVLLVCNNEQKKEILKSMVPDEFDLFQISEEIIKEINGHIGNLSILVDDEGKDVELKVDQIIWFDEKDLGMKQSGCFDPLKTSIDDVLANIRTNITNYEYKKFTTYDKTICQYHERREEICGKCAEVCPTVAIVKDDEQKHLEFSQIDCHGCGGCISVCPSGAIEYAPSSRESISEMSRFYEGQIPLVIPEKMNIGSLAVKLKENILPFKIEGEKFLHEATLLTLLQESGSQVIFYTDFLSKGTRDSISILNQIYQAKYQKDAILLAMTKEELVNAIEEVDFVENSKYKLNDMEMRKREIFAIRLSNIVGEDDLGVVTTGEHVHYGHVKVNESTCTLCLSCVGACNVNALIADTSDNTLRLNASLCTSCGYCEVSCPEGNCLTIEQDVIKLTPAWFKEEILAKDELFPCVECGKEFATTKAIEKIAAVMGPIFKADPVKERTLYCCEDCKPKIMMKSYMANPEGYNNKEGVSL; via the coding sequence ATGCAAGAATTCATATATTATAATCCAAATGGAATTGATTTCCCACTTCCAGAAAAAATTGTTGTAACTGATTCTTTAATTGATAATTCTGATTTTGACTATGTTGTTTCAAATACAAAAAGCATAAGATCAGAAATTACTGCAGATGAAATTGATTTTTATATTAACTATTCAAAAGATCCATTATCTTCAAAAATTAAAAATGTAGAAAAACTATATGAAGCAAATGCAATTAGATTTGATTTAGCACAAGATATTGTTTTTAAACAAGAAATATCAAATAAAGTTTTACTTGTTTGTAATAATGAACAAAAGAAAGAAATACTTAAATCTATGGTTCCTGATGAATTTGATTTATTTCAAATTAGTGAAGAGATTATAAAAGAAATAAACGGACATATTGGAAATTTATCTATTCTTGTTGATGATGAAGGAAAAGATGTTGAACTAAAAGTTGATCAAATTATTTGGTTTGATGAAAAAGATTTAGGTATGAAACAAAGCGGTTGTTTTGACCCTTTAAAAACTTCAATTGATGATGTCCTTGCAAATATTAGAACAAATATTACAAATTATGAATATAAAAAATTTACTACATATGATAAAACAATCTGTCAATACCATGAAAGAAGAGAAGAAATTTGTGGAAAATGTGCAGAAGTTTGTCCTACTGTTGCTATTGTTAAAGATGATGAGCAAAAACATTTAGAATTTTCTCAAATTGATTGTCATGGTTGTGGTGGATGTATATCAGTTTGTCCTTCAGGTGCAATTGAATACGCTCCTTCAAGTAGAGAGTCAATTTCTGAAATGAGTAGATTTTATGAAGGACAAATTCCTTTAGTAATTCCAGAGAAAATGAATATAGGTTCTTTAGCTGTAAAATTAAAAGAAAATATTTTACCTTTTAAAATTGAAGGGGAAAAGTTTTTACATGAAGCTACATTGTTAACATTATTACAAGAATCAGGTTCTCAAGTAATCTTCTATACAGATTTTTTATCAAAAGGGACAAGAGATTCTATATCAATCTTAAATCAAATCTATCAAGCAAAGTATCAAAAAGATGCAATTTTATTAGCAATGACAAAAGAAGAATTAGTAAATGCAATAGAAGAAGTTGATTTTGTTGAGAATTCTAAATACAAATTAAATGATATGGAAATGAGAAAGAGGGAAATTTTTGCAATTAGATTATCTAATATTGTTGGAGAAGATGATTTAGGTGTTGTAACAACTGGTGAACATGTACATTATGGACATGTAAAAGTAAATGAATCTACATGTACTTTATGTCTATCTTGTGTAGGGGCCTGTAATGTAAATGCACTTATTGCAGATACAAGTGATAATACTTTAAGACTAAATGCTTCTTTATGTACTTCATGTGGATATTGTGAAGTTTCATGTCCTGAAGGTAATTGTTTAACAATAGAACAAGATGTTATTAAATTAACTCCAGCTTGGTTTAAAGAAGAAATTTTAGCAAAAGATGAATTATTTCCATGTGTTGAATGTGGAAAAGAGTTTGCAACGACAAAAGCTATTGAAAAAATAGCAGCTGTAATGGGACCTATATTTAAAGCTGATCCAGTAAAAGAGAGAACTTTATATTGTTGTGAAGATTGTAAACCAAAAATCATGATGAAAAGTTATATGGCAAATCCAGAAGGATATAACAACAAAGAAGGAGTAAGTTTATAA
- a CDS encoding molecular chaperone: MNDVKINKARALYYGLFSRFFVFTTDNKRYLELISLIDTLKENPLDATTAEAFENIRKVLKSDSNITFMNEFDDIFHSPETMTVRTTASYYDENIESGKKRVEMQNFLAKTRIRRDEKKYSDYEDHIGFIFTVMSELCELAADGEEQYINTAHCIFEQILNEFVNDFSKEIYEHESANIFKDVIVILKAFMEFERIYLEVSIPLTKQRVVKQTQTEEISEEEKERRARNRALRASGPKKEEKDVFVTFDVEDDI; this comes from the coding sequence ATGAATGATGTAAAAATAAATAAAGCAAGAGCTTTATACTACGGACTTTTTTCAAGATTCTTTGTCTTTACTACAGATAACAAAAGATACCTAGAATTAATAAGTTTAATAGATACTTTAAAAGAAAATCCATTAGATGCAACAACTGCTGAAGCTTTTGAAAATATAAGAAAAGTTCTAAAAAGCGATTCGAATATTACTTTTATGAATGAATTTGATGACATTTTTCATTCTCCTGAAACTATGACTGTTAGAACTACAGCTTCATATTATGATGAAAATATTGAAAGTGGTAAAAAAAGAGTTGAGATGCAAAATTTCTTAGCAAAAACTAGAATTAGAAGAGATGAGAAAAAATATTCTGATTATGAAGACCATATTGGTTTTATATTTACTGTTATGAGTGAACTTTGTGAGTTAGCAGCAGATGGCGAAGAACAATATATAAATACTGCTCATTGTATTTTTGAACAGATATTAAATGAGTTTGTAAATGATTTTTCTAAAGAAATATATGAACATGAATCAGCAAATATTTTTAAAGATGTAATAGTTATTTTAAAGGCATTTATGGAATTTGAAAGAATTTACTTAGAAGTATCTATTCCTTTAACTAAGCAACGAGTTGTTAAACAAACTCAAACTGAAGAGATTTCAGAAGAAGAAAAAGAGAGAAGAGCTAGAAATAGGGCATTAAGAGCAAGTGGACCTAAAAAAGAAGAAAAAGATGTATTTGTTACTTTCGATGTAGAGGATGATATTTAA
- a CDS encoding Tat pathway signal protein, translating to MQESRRDFAKKTALVVGATAVGATALAAANSEASYEANSNGVVVGNSPKKEVLYKKTKAWEDFYKQAL from the coding sequence ATGCAAGAGAGTAGAAGAGATTTTGCCAAAAAAACTGCGTTAGTTGTAGGTGCCACGGCTGTGGGTGCCACTGCTTTAGCTGCTGCTAATAGCGAGGCTTCTTATGAAGCTAATTCAAATGGTGTTGTTGTAGGGAACTCTCCTAAAAAAGAAGTTCTATACAAAAAAACTAAAGCTTGGGAAGATTTTTACAAACAAGCTTTATAA
- a CDS encoding formate dehydrogenase subunit alpha: MSVSTYDALKAKVGRRSFLKMAAIATAVGATSAFANDSVTRAATEEEVKNPFPGSTKVKTICTACSVGCGIIAEVQNGVWVRQEVAQDHPISLGGHCCKGADMIDMVRSEVRLKHPMVKEGGKWKRLSWDDALDRIANKLKSSHETAGPDSAMFLGSAKLSTEQAYYFRKFAAMYGTNNIDHQARIUHSATVAGVANTWGYGAMTNSLGDIQNAKAIIIFGANPAVNHPVGFQHFLKAKEQNNAKIIVVDPVFTKTAAKADHFCRVRPGTDIPFMYGMLHLIFKNGWHDKKFISDRVYGMDDVMEEAKKWTPEKVEDVTGVPADQLIQITRLYAKSTPGTLIWAMGLTQHTIGSSNTRLAPIVQLALGNMGIEGGGTNILRGHDNVQGATDMCCLSHTLPGYYGLSDGSWKYFAKSWGVDYEWLKGRFKTKDWMNKKGFTLSRWWAGVLNGKNGNDKIHNAGTGLKNLFVMGNGITSIAQQAKVKEGLDNLDMIVLCDPFVNEAAILTDKQDDVFILPSATQFETSGSVTATNRSAQWRSKVVEPMYESKTDQDIMFELAKRLDFFDQYTQGMKVKENKKDFTWPEDATDEIARIIKTIGLTGWTAKRIKKHTENWHMFDQISGRGYGEMKGEYYGLPWPVWTENHGGSPLLYNINRSVKDGGMGFRNRFGLEHDGHDLLAGTGSAPKNSSNKDGYPEITRDNIEKVLGITLTADEKKKIGKNWKVDTSNIIAEKCMERGIAPYGNAKARAKVWTFPDAIPIHREPLHSPRQDLVKKYPNYADKGNHYRVDTQYITKQNEKDWSKEFPVNLVTGRLVNMNGAGMENRASKYLAALTPEMFCDINPDLAGRHGIRDGAMMWIHSPEGTKIKVKAKYSHSVSEDRIFMPFHFAGVFQGEDLSHKYPKGTKPYAIGESANTVTNYGYDIITQIPETKGGLCRIELA; the protein is encoded by the coding sequence ATGTCGGTTAGTACATATGATGCGCTTAAAGCAAAAGTTGGTAGACGGTCGTTTTTAAAAATGGCTGCTATTGCTACTGCTGTAGGTGCAACTAGTGCTTTTGCGAATGATAGCGTAACTAGAGCTGCAACGGAAGAGGAAGTTAAAAATCCTTTCCCTGGTTCAACTAAAGTTAAAACTATCTGTACTGCATGTTCAGTTGGATGTGGTATTATCGCCGAAGTACAAAATGGTGTGTGGGTAAGACAAGAAGTTGCACAAGATCATCCAATTTCGCTTGGTGGTCATTGTTGTAAAGGTGCCGATATGATTGATATGGTTAGGTCTGAAGTTAGACTTAAACATCCAATGGTAAAAGAAGGTGGAAAATGGAAGAGATTATCTTGGGATGATGCATTAGACAGAATCGCAAATAAATTAAAATCTTCACACGAAACAGCAGGACCAGATTCAGCAATGTTCTTAGGGTCTGCAAAATTAAGTACAGAGCAAGCTTACTATTTTAGAAAGTTTGCAGCAATGTATGGAACAAATAATATAGATCATCAAGCTAGAATTTGACATAGTGCTACAGTCGCCGGGGTGGCGAATACATGGGGTTACGGTGCTATGACAAACTCACTTGGAGATATCCAAAATGCGAAAGCAATTATTATTTTTGGAGCAAATCCTGCGGTTAATCACCCAGTTGGATTTCAACATTTCCTAAAGGCTAAGGAACAAAACAATGCAAAGATCATTGTTGTTGATCCTGTATTTACTAAAACTGCTGCAAAAGCAGATCATTTTTGTAGAGTGAGACCTGGAACAGATATTCCATTTATGTATGGAATGTTACATCTTATTTTTAAAAATGGTTGGCATGATAAGAAATTTATCAGCGACAGAGTTTATGGTATGGATGATGTAATGGAAGAAGCTAAAAAGTGGACTCCAGAAAAAGTTGAAGATGTTACAGGTGTTCCTGCTGACCAACTGATTCAAATTACAAGATTATATGCAAAATCTACTCCTGGTACATTAATTTGGGCTATGGGTTTAACACAACATACAATTGGGTCTTCTAATACTAGACTTGCTCCAATCGTTCAACTTGCTCTTGGTAACATGGGTATTGAAGGTGGTGGAACAAATATTCTTAGAGGTCACGATAATGTTCAAGGTGCTACTGATATGTGTTGTTTATCACACACATTACCTGGGTACTATGGGTTAAGTGATGGTTCATGGAAGTACTTCGCAAAATCTTGGGGTGTTGATTATGAATGGTTAAAAGGAAGATTTAAAACAAAAGATTGGATGAATAAAAAAGGATTCACACTATCTAGATGGTGGGCTGGTGTATTAAACGGTAAAAATGGTAATGATAAAATCCATAATGCTGGTACTGGTTTAAAAAATCTTTTTGTAATGGGTAATGGTATTACTTCAATTGCACAGCAAGCAAAAGTTAAAGAAGGGTTAGACAACTTAGACATGATTGTTCTTTGTGATCCTTTTGTAAATGAAGCTGCTATTTTAACTGATAAACAAGATGATGTATTTATTTTACCTTCTGCTACTCAGTTTGAAACATCTGGTTCAGTTACTGCTACTAATAGATCTGCACAATGGAGATCAAAAGTTGTAGAGCCAATGTATGAGTCTAAAACAGACCAAGACATTATGTTTGAATTAGCAAAAAGACTAGATTTCTTTGATCAATATACTCAAGGAATGAAAGTAAAAGAAAATAAAAAAGATTTTACATGGCCTGAAGATGCTACTGATGAAATTGCAAGAATTATTAAGACTATTGGTCTTACTGGATGGACTGCAAAGAGAATTAAAAAGCATACAGAAAACTGGCATATGTTTGATCAAATTTCTGGACGTGGATACGGTGAAATGAAAGGTGAATATTATGGTTTACCTTGGCCTGTATGGACAGAAAATCATGGTGGAAGTCCTTTACTATATAACATTAATAGAAGTGTTAAAGATGGTGGTATGGGATTCAGAAATAGATTTGGACTAGAGCATGATGGTCATGACTTATTAGCTGGAACTGGTTCTGCACCAAAGAATTCTTCAAATAAAGATGGTTATCCAGAGATTACAAGAGACAATATTGAAAAAGTTCTTGGAATTACGTTAACTGCTGATGAGAAGAAAAAAATAGGTAAAAACTGGAAAGTTGATACTTCTAATATTATTGCAGAGAAATGTATGGAAAGAGGAATTGCTCCATATGGTAATGCAAAAGCTAGAGCAAAAGTATGGACATTCCCTGATGCAATACCTATTCACAGAGAGCCATTACACTCTCCAAGACAAGATTTAGTTAAAAAATATCCTAACTATGCGGATAAAGGGAATCATTATAGAGTTGATACTCAATATATAACTAAACAAAATGAGAAAGATTGGTCAAAAGAGTTCCCTGTTAACTTAGTTACAGGAAGACTTGTAAATATGAATGGTGCTGGTATGGAAAATAGAGCAAGTAAATATCTTGCTGCATTAACTCCAGAGATGTTTTGTGATATTAATCCAGACCTTGCAGGAAGACATGGTATTAGAGATGGTGCTATGATGTGGATTCACTCTCCTGAAGGAACTAAGATTAAAGTTAAAGCAAAATACTCTCATAGTGTTAGTGAAGATAGAATCTTTATGCCATTTCACTTCGCAGGTGTTTTCCAGGGTGAAGATTTATCGCACAAATATCCAAAAGGTACTAAACCTTATGCAATTGGTGAAAGTGCTAATACAGTTACAAATTACGGTTACGACATCATCACTCAGATTCCTGAGACTAAAGGTGGATTATGTCGAATCGAACTTGCGTAA
- the fdh3B gene encoding formate dehydrogenase FDH3 subunit beta, translating into MSSSENARLKFYCDEHRCIQCDGCSVACAEAHELPAGINRRKVITMNEGIQDLEYSLSIACMHCNDAPCEQVCPVDCFYIREDGIVLHDKDKCIGCAYCLYACPFGAPQFPQTGAFGSKGAMDKCTMCAGGPLETNSAHERELYGQNRISEGKVPVCAAMCSTKALLVGDATEVAAIYRERVLSVGHGVKTQPYGWSTAYGSK; encoded by the coding sequence ATGAGTAGTAGTGAAAATGCTAGATTAAAATTTTACTGTGACGAACATAGATGTATTCAATGTGATGGATGTTCAGTTGCTTGTGCCGAAGCGCACGAATTACCAGCAGGCATTAATAGAAGAAAAGTAATTACTATGAATGAAGGTATTCAAGACCTTGAATATTCATTGTCAATTGCTTGTATGCATTGTAACGATGCACCTTGTGAGCAGGTTTGTCCAGTAGATTGTTTCTATATCAGAGAAGATGGAATTGTTCTTCATGATAAAGATAAGTGTATTGGTTGTGCGTATTGTTTATATGCTTGTCCTTTTGGAGCACCACAATTTCCACAAACTGGAGCTTTTGGTTCAAAAGGTGCAATGGATAAATGTACAATGTGTGCTGGTGGACCTCTTGAAACAAATAGTGCTCATGAAAGAGAACTATATGGTCAAAATAGAATATCTGAAGGTAAAGTTCCTGTTTGTGCAGCAATGTGTTCAACAAAAGCTTTACTTGTAGGTGATGCGACAGAAGTTGCAGCAATCTATAGAGAAAGAGTTCTATCAGTAGGTCACGGTGTTAAAACTCAACCATATGGTTGGAGCACAGCGTACGGATCTAAATAG
- a CDS encoding formate dehydrogenase subunit gamma yields the protein MKSKYIILALVALSTLAFGANADSAIYGKDLIPNILGYDQKGSLHLGYYFTLMQSTYFKPLFLGVLIGVPAAFLIHYLVIGPMVFSHDRKKIYVFTLFNRIVHAIAAIAFILLIPTGLIIMFGSTFGGGTFVTACREIHAISTLLFIISVFPMFFMWARWMFLHWDDIKWLMIVGGYLNKDKKPVPAGKFNAGQKTWFWLATLGGVVMILTGAAMYFQDFRLEILASNGISQIDFLRASALIHNALGLGVTALFFVHLYMSIFAIKGAIHSIITGYKEEEEVEILHSSYYKKLKEKKEI from the coding sequence ATGAAAAGCAAATATATTATTCTTGCTTTAGTAGCATTATCAACATTAGCCTTTGGTGCTAATGCTGATAGTGCAATCTATGGTAAAGATTTAATTCCAAATATTCTAGGTTATGATCAAAAAGGTTCTTTACATTTAGGATACTACTTTACGCTTATGCAAAGTACTTACTTTAAACCTTTGTTTTTAGGAGTATTAATAGGTGTACCAGCAGCTTTTCTAATTCATTATCTTGTAATTGGACCAATGGTTTTTTCTCATGATAGAAAAAAAATATATGTTTTTACATTGTTCAATAGAATAGTACACGCAATTGCAGCTATCGCATTTATATTACTTATCCCAACTGGGTTAATAATAATGTTTGGTAGTACTTTTGGTGGTGGTACTTTTGTTACAGCTTGTAGAGAAATTCATGCAATCTCAACACTTTTATTTATTATTAGTGTATTTCCAATGTTCTTTATGTGGGCAAGATGGATGTTCCTTCATTGGGATGATATCAAATGGTTAATGATTGTTGGTGGATATTTAAATAAAGATAAAAAACCAGTTCCTGCAGGTAAGTTTAATGCAGGTCAAAAAACTTGGTTTTGGTTAGCCACTTTAGGTGGTGTAGTGATGATTCTTACTGGTGCAGCTATGTATTTTCAGGATTTTAGACTTGAAATTTTAGCTTCAAATGGTATTTCTCAAATTGATTTCTTAAGAGCAAGTGCACTTATACATAATGCTTTAGGTTTAGGTGTTACAGCGTTATTCTTTGTTCATTTGTATATGTCAATTTTTGCAATTAAAGGTGCAATTCACTCAATTATAACTGGATATAAAGAAGAAGAGGAAGTTGAAATTCTTCATAGTTCTTATTATAAAAAGTTAAAAGAGAAAAAAGAAATATAA
- the fdhD gene encoding formate dehydrogenase accessory sulfurtransferase FdhD, with protein sequence MDNSKYLKKIIIDKVAGDEVIEVEDVTIEEARLNVFLNGNKAISMMCIPLDQEAHAIGFLMSENIISSVDDIEEITLSENGLRVDIKAAVDASSLDNLYKEKTLVSGCGGGVTGNIAGSVEVPFNQTNFVVAPEIISREVKIFYRDSELYMLTGCVHKAMLYLEDGSTVTSEDIGRHNAIDKVVGKCKLKGIDTTKSVLFVSGRLSSEMVVKAVMHKIPIVVSRTAPTHLGVKTAHTHGITLIGFARGKKMNVYTHSGRVIR encoded by the coding sequence ATGGATAATTCAAAATATCTGAAAAAAATCATCATTGATAAAGTAGCTGGTGATGAAGTAATTGAAGTAGAGGATGTAACAATTGAAGAGGCAAGACTGAATGTCTTTTTAAATGGTAACAAGGCTATTTCAATGATGTGTATTCCACTTGACCAAGAAGCTCACGCCATTGGTTTCTTGATGAGTGAAAACATAATTTCTTCAGTAGATGATATTGAAGAAATAACATTAAGTGAAAATGGACTAAGAGTTGATATTAAAGCAGCAGTTGATGCCAGCTCTTTAGATAATTTATACAAGGAAAAAACACTTGTAAGTGGTTGTGGTGGTGGAGTTACTGGAAATATTGCAGGTTCAGTAGAAGTCCCATTTAACCAAACAAATTTTGTAGTTGCCCCAGAGATTATTAGTAGAGAAGTAAAAATATTTTATCGTGATAGCGAATTATATATGTTAACTGGATGTGTTCATAAAGCAATGTTATATTTAGAAGATGGAAGTACTGTTACATCTGAAGATATAGGAAGACATAACGCAATTGATAAAGTTGTTGGAAAATGTAAATTAAAAGGTATAGATACAACAAAGTCTGTACTTTTTGTATCTGGACGATTAAGCTCAGAGATGGTTGTAAAAGCAGTTATGCATAAAATTCCAATAGTTGTATCAAGAACAGCACCAACTCACCTAGGTGTTAAAACAGCCCATACTCATGGTATTACACTAATTGGTTTTGCAAGAGGTAAAAAGATGAATGTTTATACTCATTCAGGAAGAGTAATAAGATAA
- a CDS encoding ModE family transcriptional regulator, which translates to MAKLNKDIQLDETQKELILTNLDDDGKLSCLKAFKVAHLIGIKSTDMIDACESIGIKISNCELGFFDKIKFENAKTAVYNKISQNFTQNKDISCKTLWYISKQSSFRQVGNSIKHSDIETIRCQLGCFHKRKEHDEIKN; encoded by the coding sequence ATGGCCAAGTTAAATAAAGATATACAATTGGATGAGACTCAAAAAGAGCTTATTTTGACAAACTTAGATGATGATGGAAAATTATCTTGTTTAAAAGCTTTTAAAGTTGCTCATCTTATTGGTATCAAATCTACTGATATGATAGATGCTTGTGAAAGTATAGGGATTAAAATATCAAATTGTGAACTTGGCTTTTTTGACAAAATTAAATTTGAAAATGCCAAAACAGCTGTTTATAACAAAATATCTCAAAATTTTACACAGAATAAAGATATTTCGTGTAAAACGCTTTGGTATATATCAAAACAATCAAGTTTTAGACAAGTAGGAAATAGTATTAAACATAGCGATATTGAAACAATTCGTTGTCAACTTGGTTGTTTTCATAAAAGAAAGGAACACGATGAAATCAAAAATTAA
- a CDS encoding winged helix-turn-helix domain-containing protein: MKSKIKVWIEDSEENLVFGGGKTQILELIDETGSISEASKRAGMNYKKAWSHIKILQEYIDDELVIVNKGRNSGGTTLTPKAKELVEKFKTFRYEVKEFSENRFNEIFIKNEKMIQCSKEHTKESIDV; the protein is encoded by the coding sequence ATGAAATCAAAAATTAAAGTATGGATTGAAGATAGTGAAGAAAATCTAGTCTTTGGTGGGGGAAAAACTCAAATACTTGAGCTTATTGATGAAACGGGTTCTATTTCAGAAGCCTCGAAAAGAGCTGGAATGAATTATAAAAAAGCATGGAGTCATATAAAAATACTTCAAGAGTATATAGATGATGAACTTGTAATAGTAAATAAAGGAAGAAACTCTGGAGGTACAACACTTACTCCTAAAGCAAAAGAATTAGTGGAGAAGTTTAAAACCTTTAGATATGAAGTTAAAGAGTTTTCAGAAAATAGATTCAATGAAATATTTATAAAAAATGAAAAAATGATTCAGTGTTCAAAAGAACATACAAAAGAGAGCATAGATGTATAA